From Primulina huaijiensis isolate GDHJ02 chromosome 15, ASM1229523v2, whole genome shotgun sequence, one genomic window encodes:
- the LOC140958908 gene encoding uncharacterized protein, whose product MKGVVRFIKSGKLNPRYVGPFEILERIGTLAYRLALSPDMSRIHNVFQVSQLRRYIPDSSHILEVSPLLLDDNLNKELNYEEVHIRIVDTKEQVLRHRTIPYVKIQWYNHTERESTWELEEKMRTLYPYLFKDQVNSSFEDEILNKEGRM is encoded by the coding sequence ATGAAGGGAGTGGTCCGCTTCATCAAATCGGGAAAATTGAACCCAAGATACGTTGGACCCTTCGAAATTCTGGAAAGAATCGGAACCCTTGCTTATCGGCTAGCCTTGTCGCCTGACATGTCAAGAATCCATAACGTCTTCCAAGTTTCGCAACTAAGAAGATATATTCCCGACTCGAGTCATATTCTCGAGGTTTCACCACTGCTACTCGACGACAACCTGAATAAAGAATTGAACTATGAAGAAGTTCATATCCGTATAGTGGACACCAAAGAACAAGTGCTACGTCACCGCACCATTCCGTACGTGAAAATACAATGGTATAACCATACTGAACGGGAATCAACATGGGAGCTAGAAGAGAAGATGCGCACCCTTTATCCCTACCTTTTCAAAGACCAAGTTaactcaagtttcgaggacgaaattttaaaCAAGGAGGGAAGAATGTGA